The Balearica regulorum gibbericeps isolate bBalReg1 chromosome W, bBalReg1.pri, whole genome shotgun sequence nucleotide sequence gtttagtggtggactgggcagtgctaggttaatggtttgACTCTatgaccttaaaggtcttttccaacctcaatGATTCTATAATTCAAATGTACCCCCACATCACTGCCTTCCATATCATACTACCTACCATTTCTTGTTTACACTCAGCATAATTAACTCTGATCTATTTGTGCATCAACTTTCCACACTGACCTTCCCAGACCATTTGGGTAGCTTCTGTCTCCACTACAGCAGATCTCTGATCCCTTCATGTCTGGCAGTACGTGTGTTCCAGACTTGGGAATTTCTTTTTACTCAAGAAGCAACAACCCACTGCATAGGCAATAGTTTTACAGACCTTTCAGAACCACAGAACAGTGAACAATGGCTAAGACTGGGAATCCCTCTTAAACTATTCCCTCCCAGAACAGCACTTAGAGCCATGATAAACGTTACTATCTTTGAGATAAATTCTGACTCCCCATGCTAGGGCACAATGAAACTCAGGCTATAGTACCGATATTCCCTTTCTCTTGCAGGTGAGTTCTTTTGATTAACACATACTCTTTTTAAGTTCAGCACAGAGATAATGGTCCTTTTCAGTGTGGAGGTGCTATCAAATGAAAAGtcaattagattatttttaatgaattgctTCAGTGCATACCATCAAGAatttgtgtgtataaatatatgtattttcaggAATCCCGTATTTCACTGAAGTAAAACATATAAAAGGTGACATTTTCTGGATAAGaccatttattttaacaaatagaTGAGTCTTTACGATGAACTGGAGGCTGCAACAGCTGCTCTCTTGAGCTTCGGCATGGTTCCCTCACGGAATCCATTCCTACAAGTAGAAATATGGTTACTGCTTTTTGAAAGGGTGGTTGCTGCTCCAGGTTATTTTCTAACAAGTAATGTTTTAGATCAAATTCACCAgcttttttcagcttctctcagTAATGCACTGAAATCACTATGGAGTTCATACATTCAGACATTTTTAGTAACAAACATCAATGACAAGCTGTTTCTAAGCAGCAgtatgtttttctcctccttctgctgaagtcaaatTGACTTCTTCAAAACAGGAAGATTTCAGTAACTGAGTAAACACTCCAAGACTGAATCAGatacagcacacacacacactcctttATGTTCCAactcagcaaaatattttgcatttgttagTACTGAAGTGCAAGTCAGTTTCTTACAGAAATCCTCTATGTCTCCAACCAGGGATTAAGGCAGGCATGACAAAAGAAGAGTCAGCCCCAAGCTTGCTTTTGTATatgacatttccatttcagcaaTGTTTAGTGGAAATCAGGTTGCAGTTACACGCTGTAAGGTattttctggctgctgctgggaaagacTGCGCTCACCCAATAAAGCCCCAGATGAATGGATCCTTTAACTACACCTAGGTCCAGGACTTGAAAGACTCCTACTTTCtacatttttaggaaaagaCTCCTGAATTGCTTGGTATTTTTCATCCAGCTTTCTAGTGTATTAGGCCAGAAATTACAGAACTCTGTTTTGGAACATGGATGtcatagaaaagaaattcttaaaTGAGTTTAACAGTACAGTACCTCGTAAGTACAACTCAAAACTTTATAACACATTTTAGAAACCTGTAACTCAGAATCTGATGTTACAAATTAGAGCGACTACTGAACTATTTCAATCTTCAACTTTTTTGTGAGCAAGAGGGGATTAGAATGCATTTCAAGAATCGTCTCTTACAAAAACCCACACTTCAGCACAACCAGCAATTTCACTGACTCACAAATAGAGGCAATGCTACACAAAGCATACCTTTTCAAATGTGGCATTTTATTACAAAACCCTCTGTGTTCTGTACTATCTACACTTAACAGAAACAGAGCTTGCTATACATCCTATGTATTAACAATGAGTGAGCTTTTTATAATTGGCAGCATATTCCTTTGAAGATATAAGGCATCACTTATTTCcacaatatattttgaaagtttGTAATAAAGTGTCATACCTGAATCGACGGTAGACCCTTTTCAGGTGCCTCATGCGACCAGTACCAGTGGTGTCACGTCTTTTAGCCTTTGCGCTCCAGTTATCTAGAACACAGAAGTTACTGTTACTCGTCTGCGCCAAATAATTAGTTGCACAGTACATTTGAATAGCACTATTCAATCtgacagaagcaaaagaaaaaaactaattataaattaaatcaatttctATACAGTAATAGTGCACATGTTAGCAGAAATATAGTTAGATCAGTGttaatgtcaaaaaaaaatctacaaacaCTGCAAGATGACACAGTATTCTTCCTTGGTTGGAAAAAAGCCAGACTACTGAAGAtgacaaagaaacacaaattttTAAACTCAAGTCTGTTACTTACACTTTCTCTTACGCTTCGCAGGGTAACCACATTTCCCACAGGTAGATTTCTGCAGATGGTATGCCTTGGACCCACATCGGCGACACAAGGTGTGCGTCTTATTTCGTCGTTTACCAAACGATGACGTACCCTttgtctgaaaaacatttcaagacaTTGCACGCTGTAAATATCACTAGCACTTGAAAGTTACGTAACTCAAAGCATAATAAGCTCCTCTAAGAAACACGGACAAACTCACAAAGTCCAATAAACACATCAGAGGCACGCTGAACTCTGAAAGACCAACTCAGTTTCACCTATAGGTATCCTCCACTTTTACAAGTCAGTTCCTTACACCTCTTTGCGCCATTCATACCCCCTCGCCCCCACCCAGTGCTGAAATAAAACGAAGCCAGCGAGCGGTTATCTCCAACACCCTTCTCATCTCCCCCAAATTAATCAATGATAaacaataaaatgctttttttccctgaggaaaggtatttattttacGCAGATCAGCCGCACGCTCACCACAAGAGGCTTTGACGACCAAACCCCCTCTTACTTATCTGAAAGGCTGTCTCATCCCTGGGGAGAGCGCCGGCCCGGCCAAGCCCGCAGCAAGCACGGAGGAGAGCCCGAAGGAGTCCCCAGAAGCACCCGGGCTGCAGCACGGCCCCGCACCCCACCGCGGCCTCCCTGCCCAGGACGAAACACCCCGCGCCCCCACCCGGTGCAGGAGCGGCGCCCACTGCCAGGCTCTcaggccccggccccgcagcgaCCTCCCCGCAGCGCCGTCCCGTCGCCGAACCCGGCCACAGCAGGACGCAGGGCTGCCCCGCGCCCTAGATGAGGCCCACGGCACCGCAGGGCCCAGCACAACAGCAGATGGTAACAGATACTCCACACCCAGACCCCAGCGCTCACCATCTTCTCCGGGCGCCAACACCAAAGAGGCCAGGACCCGCCCTACTTCCGCTATAGCCCGGCAAGCACTTCCGGGTGCGCCTCGGAGTGTCCGGTTGGGCGTGGTGGAGAGGTCCAGTTCGGTGGTCCGCCTGGAGAGGCTTGGCGTGGTAGAGCGCTAGTGCTTTTCTTCGCTTGGCCTCGCCCCAGATTGTACTCAGATGTCCCCTCCGTGTGGTGGCCTCTTCCCACCAGGTCCGGCCTGCTGGGACAGATGGGGGTCCCTGAAAGCCCTGGTGTCCTGGGTGAGATCCTTGGGGGCCCAGGCCTCAAAAGCCTGGTTGTCCCCAGTGACACCACCCCAAAACTGGTGCTTATTAGGGTGTTGCAATGTGTCCTAGGCCATGGTGCAACTGGTCCTGGAAATAATGACTAAGGGGTATGTATGTGTAAATATGTCTCTACTTggccaagaaaatatttaacacacCTAAGTTGCCTTACTGGCACATAATTTTTAACTCTAATGCATCTTCTCTGTGATAACATCCATGCTGCTATTCACAGGTACTTACAGCTCCACTTCAGGCTGCAGAATCAAGTCCTGGCCCTATTTCCAACTTCAGTGAAAACTATTTTCATGACTGAAATTCAGGGACAGGGTATTCTTGGCTGTAATACATACTTTCAAAGTGAACTGCCTTAAAAATAGGCAGCCTCTACTGCACACTCTCCTTGTCCatgaccccccccagccccctcccctccccatgtGACAGTCTGCCTGCAGTCTAAACCATTGCAATGGACATCATTaatgcaaaattgttttttattcaGATGCACCATTTAAATTCTCACATGCCAGCCTACCACACATCTTCAGTAGACTCACAATCTATAGACAATTTTATCTGAGAAGAGTTAATTTTGGGGAAATAACATGTACAGAGAGAACCTGAAGAAATCTGTGTTTATCTTATCACCAGTTCAACACTTACTTGTCTCAAAGAAAGTCAGCAATTGATgataaaagcaatttatttaacCTTGATTGTGGACTTACATGACCTTGTATAACAGCTCTTGATAAAAGTATGTGTTTATCTGGAAGGCTATCAAAccatagaatcgtagaatcatagaatatcctgagttggaagggacccataaggatcatcgagtccaactcctggctccacacaggaccagccgaatcagagcatatgactgagagcattatccagatgcttcttgaactcagtcaagctcggtgctgtgaccacttccctggggagcctgttccagtgcctgaccaccctctcagtgaagaaccttttcctgatatccaacctaaacctcccccgtcacagcttcattccgttcccttgggttctatcgctggtcaccagagggaggagatcagcacctgccccttcgctccccctcgtgaggaagttgtaggccacgatgaggtctcccctcagtctcctcttctgtaggctgaacaaaccaagggacttcagcctctcctcatatgtcttcccctctagacccttcaccatctttgttgccctcctatggacactctccaatagttttatgtcctgGCTAGATCtcattccttctgcttctgGTTTACTGAAACTGactaaaaatgcagttattccAAAATGCAACTGTCTGAGCCTGCCACAAGCCAGCAAACTGCGAGGAACTCTTCCATGATGAATGTGTGGACAGATGAACCCCTGTAACATGGAGCTCATTGTCCAGAAAAAAGGCATCATCCCGTGGCGCAATCCCCAAAGCAATTAATCCGTGTCCAACTGCTGCATTTTCACTCCTGGACAAAGCAGCCTTGTACAGTTGTCTCAATATTAATTTATCCTCACTCGTTTCCTGAGTCTGGCCTCTCACTGAATTCCTTTGGTGCTGATTTATGTGCTGTGAGGCTTTTGACTTCTGCTTAGGTTGAGGCATGGGGCAAAAAGCCATTTTGATTTTAGCTGCATTGTTTCCAGATGCACAAATGTGTGGCCCAGGCTGTTCACTCAGCTCTTTCATTTTGACTGGCAATTTCTATCTCTGGAATAACACCTAAGGCAGAGGTCTTTGCTCATATTCATTTTACTTCACCTGAAAATCTAGGCATTTAGTCCATCCATGGTCCCGCTGTAGTTAAAGGAGAGAGACAAATAGTTCCAAAGGGTAAATCATCCCATCTTAAATTAGGTGTCTAAAGTAGGTTGCAGAAATCATCCTTGGGAGGAGcccttctgtggtgggttgaccctggctggaggctaggtgcccaccagagccactctatctctccccctccttaactagacaggggagaaaaggtataacaaaaggcttgtgggttgagataaggacagggagagatcactcaccaattaccatcactggcaaaacagactcaacttagagagggaattcatctaatttattactaagcaaaacagagtagaggagtgagaaataaaaccaaatcttaaaacacctccccccacccctcccatcttcccaggcttaacttcactcctggtttcTACCTATTcacccctcagcagcacagggggatggggaatgggggttgcggtcagttgatcacacattttttctgccgctccttcctcctcagggggaggactcttcacactcttcccctgatccagcgtggggtccctctcacaggagacagtccttcatgaacttctccaacgtgagtccttcccatgggctacagttccTCATGAACCGCTCCAGTGTGGGCCTCTTCCACAggatgcagaccttcaggagcagactgctccagcgtgggtctcccatggggtcacaagtcctgctggcaaacctgctccagcgtgggctcctctctctccatgggtccacaggtcctgccaggaacttgctccagcgtgggcttctcacggggccacagcctccttcaggtgcctccacctgctctggcatggagtcctccacaggctgcaggtggaatctctgctccccaccatcaacctccatgggctgctgcagggggacagcctgcttcaccatggtcttcaccacgggctgcaggggaatctctgctccggtgcctggagcacctcctctccctccttctgtgctgaccttggtgtctgcagagtttcttacatcttctcactcctctctctggctgcaaaagctgccgctccttttttttttttccccttcttaaatatattatcacagaggcactaccactgtcgctgattggcttggccttggccagcggtgggtcctTCTTAGAGCCAGCTGGTATTGGCTCTGTCGcacctaggggaagcttctagcagcttcttgcagaagccacccctgtagccccctctgctaccaaaaccttgccacacaaaccctAAAcagacataaaccattgaccaagtctgggactaagactggacctagctgTACCTAGACTcttctctgagaaggagttttgaaagcaagggggtcctttctgaacctcgtgactcaatgggagggcctCTCTCAGCCACATGTCAGACTCATACCCTTTTACGCAACAGCTGAACAGGAAACTCCTCTTGGAATTCaggagtgtcctggtttcagctgagaggattgatttttcttcatagtagctagtgtggggatatgtttcggatttgtgctggagacagcattgataatatagagatgtttttgttctatggacttattgttgagcagtgtttacacggggccaaggccttttctgcttcttgcactgccctgccagcgggatggctgggggtggacaagaagctgggaggagacacagccaggacaggtgacccaaactgaccaaagggatattccatactatatgacatcatgctcagtttataaggagcttgggggaagagagagggggggcagcggcgttcggagcaatggcgtttgtcttcccaagtaaccattatgtgtgatggagccctgctttcctggagatggctgaacacctgcctgcccatgggaagtggtgaatgaattccttgctttgctttgcttgtgtgcggcttttgctttacctgttaaactgtctttatctcaacccacgagttttctcactttaactcttccaattctctcccccatcccgatggggagggagtgaacgagtggctgcatggtgctcagctgccagctggggtaaaaccacgacagtcctttttggagcccaacgtggggctcgaagggttcgagataatgacagatttgattggaatgtgctagattgaatttatagctgttattagctatttagtattagctgtttagctattaattggcaggctcctgtgcttgccatggggcttgcttgccttactatctattagagtctagtgctcgttagtggctgctttgtgctttcgctgctcgctgtactgctgtacttcttatcattttactgtgctgtgcctgggaacattttgataacagcaatggcgatgaGCCTGgcctggcagatggccagggcatcgctgctggttttgtgctgccatcctggacaggctggaactcctgtgtgcactcgagtcgaagggactgtgacctgtggatgattccacgtcggagcaggacaccccaaagcgtctgtggctgtggttgcatctgtaccacagcaggtatatctcgaagtgtctgtGGCCGTGGTTgtgtctgtgccgcagcaggtatatctcgaagcgtctggggccgtggttgcgtctgtgccgcagaaggtatatctcgaagcgtctggggccgtggttgcgtctgtgccgcagcaggtatatctcaaAGTGTCTGGGGctgtggttgcgtctgtgccgcagcaggtatatctcgaagtgtctggggccgtggttgcgtctgtaccacagcaggtatacctctggaaggactgtgagccaaggataagcccatgctggagaaggtacacctcggagcatctgtggcaaggataagtccatgctacagcaggtacaccttgaagcatcagtggctgtgcatgggttgTGCTGGAACATTTCtaagtgtgtggccatggacgagcccatgatagggcaggtttatttctgagagtactgaagcgactgtgactgtgggcaaggccacgctggagcaagtgtatctatgaaggcattgtggcccatggagaaggccatgctggaacaggtgcacctcgaagtgactgtagctgtggataagtctatgccacagcaggtatacccctggagaaactgtggctcatggataaggctccacttggagcaggtacacccctaagggactgcagtctgaggataagttcaagccggagcaggggcaaggggaggtgttcattgcaatggtaaacttgatggtctcACTtgaagggaccaggggtggatattgtaatggaaatacctttaaattgttgtaacccatgatttgagttgcatgttacaggaattactgtagcagtaatcacctgaaccaatggagaacaagccttacaggagGCAGCGCaggtgcagcagtggacctgacctgagctggttttggtgcccagtaactccacatgtcaaccacctctcctgtcctgagtgaccaccacggtggatggagcccaaggttgtggaccaagtgaacccaatggacattttgtagacatttatggacattttaaaagggtggtccacagactaagggaatgatatcagcatattatatcaagggatgagaagggtggtggtgcttaatgaggatgtattgaattgtgtgggacctgagcatgacgtaaatagtatggaataaggggtggataacgtcctggtttcaactgagaggattgatttttcttcgtagtagctagtgtggggatatgtttcggatttgtgctggagacagcattgataatatagagatgtttttgttctatggacttattgttgagcagtgtttacacgaggccaaggccttttctgcttcttgcactgccctgccagcgggatggctgggggtggacaagaagttgggaggagacacagccaggacaggtgacccaaactgaccaaagggatattccatactatatgacgtcatgctcagtttataaggagcttgggggaagagagagggggggcggcggcgttcggagcaatggcgtttgtcttcccaagtaaccattatgtgtgatggagccctgctttcctggagatggctgagcacctgcctgcccatgggaagtggtgaatgaattccttgctttgctttgcttgtgtgcggcttttgctttacctattaaactgtctttatctcaacccacgagttttctcactttaactcttccaattctctcccccatcccgatggggagggagtgaacgagcggctgcgtggtgcccagctgccagccggggtaaaaccacgacaaggaggaaaacaaaattgtatGATTTTTGGAAGTGAGGTCAGGCTCGCTTACAGGAAGATTACAGAGCTGTGGTTTGTATATGCAGGGAGGATACACAAAAGGCCAAAGCTCAATTAGAGTTGAAACTGGACAGTTTTGTGTCAGACaacaagaaaggctttttttttactatgttaATAACAAGAGGAGACCCAAGGAAAGGATTGGACAGATAATTGTTGAAGATGGTCACCTGACTaatagggatgaagaaaaagtggaggcattcaatgctttttttgcctcattCTTTAGTAATAATGATAGACATCGGGCTGCCTAGTCTCCTTAGTCGGAGGACCACGAGTGTGGGAGCAGTGACTTTCCATGtgtggacactgaaattgtaagggaccAGCTATATCAGTTGAATGTTCACAAGTCCGTGGGGCCTGATAggattcatcccagagtactgaaggagctagtGGATGCTATGGCAGGACTCCTCTTGATAATCTACCAAAGGTCTGGGGAGTCTGGGGAGGTCCCCACTGACTGCAAGCTAGTCAATGTTATTCCGATTTACAAGAAGGGCGtgagggaagacccaggaaactatagacctgttagtctaacctcagttcctggaaaaatgaTGGAGAAAATCATACTAGGTGCtactgaaaggcatttaaaggacaatgcaatcatcaggcacagtcaatatgggttcacaaagggaaagtcctgtttaactaaTTTGATTTCCTTCTCTGATAAGGTcacctgcctagtggatgaagggaagatggtggatgtagtttttctggattttagtaaggcttttgatactgtccctcacagcatccttccagACAAACCatccaactgtgggatgagcaggttCATGGTGCACTGaatgaagaactggctgaatggcagggctcaaagggttgtagtgaatggggctacatctggctggtgactggtcaccagcagtgttcctcaggaCTCAGTCCTAGAGCCAGTTCTGTTCAGTACTTTTCTCAATGATCTGGATGCgggagttgaatgcaccattagcaagtttgctgatgatactaaactgggaggtgctgttgactctctcaAGGAACGAGATGCCTTtcagagggatctagatagattggagcactGGGTAATCATCAATGGCATGAAgtttaacaagaacaaatgccGGATTCTTCACTTGGGAATGAGTACACAAGtctaaattgggagaggagtggctggagagcagaccT carries:
- the LOC142599273 gene encoding large ribosomal subunit protein eL37-like, which translates into the protein MTKGTSSFGKRRNKTHTLCRRCGSKAYHLQKSTCGKCGYPAKRKRKYNWSAKAKRRDTTGTGRMRHLKRVYRRFRNGFREGTMPKLKRAAVAASSSS